From one Alosa alosa isolate M-15738 ecotype Scorff River chromosome 5, AALO_Geno_1.1, whole genome shotgun sequence genomic stretch:
- the osmr gene encoding oncostatin-M-specific receptor subunit beta isoform X2 produces MDQALWCTCLILAMICNGWCKGFDFMDFTPIKFKLYPQDHQHIVVNWTVDSALENVTYEIQVARTENFNLIESVNISTKSQNSEEPFQTWTWTSKLPLQCTDHSVRMRLIYNYNSTFVDSWSQWKTHTDEGAHDVWDEPQIFPSEEVFQERSEVYFCCVAPRDAQVTSITFNRTRYPLISISSQVKAIAVDNLNITSELGVSLVCLDSKGDEGITSNFVTFPPQKPRNVSCETEDLKVWSCRWDPGRPPNLHKRHVHHYALLVENSGHDLIRCDMSSCSFLAVSHLSEYYVTVVVTSSLGQEMESIKFHALDRVFPVAKSLSVIPDVHQANVSWTIEGNFTKIPMICQVQIIPEGNVLTIEQTGGLALHFSCQLENLKPSTQYSVKVQCAVSGRRWRKWAGPLFFNTHPLVLLDIWRSIQALPSGRRVILTWRTYTSDMQLDVKSYEIRLQQENSLGTLWTNTTSVNPQVNQTEFFIDEQGCNISVYANITAGISVASHIFIPPAKHSENAVIPKRVVGSVRTGFMLSWTEDPSAVCGYTVEWCHNGSGVLPCTPSNLRWQTVRRSNTSLSLKAGAFMGGCRYTFNVLRCREDGHHLIETHIGYLQEQTPTQFVQIQNYPVVTSSSATIEWSFPEDDPRHPGFISGYLVTFQNGHWSDQNHNSYNLSIDNPHRKSITVNSLWESREYSFCVQPCTSAGPGPSTCRTFRTSPDYTHFWVKILIPVIFLFGCCILLWPYWKRLRSTVVEIFTHPTKVNVNVLQLDSSLYETSERIRALTVEDCLCCDLEIIEVKPGVAECKCLVYPNEASCSFAPLTACCCTELTDDVWGDPVSERGVSVCNFTYSPTFTEVSFCRSSFSSDGLTEGQPVQPHDTCTTDYVVSAEDQDATGPIVFST; encoded by the exons ATGGATCAGGCGTTGTGGTGTACATGTCTTATACTTGCGATGATTTGTAACGGCTggtgcaaaggttttg ATTTTATGGACTTTACACCGattaaatttaaattgtatCCACAAGATCATCAACATATTGTGGTAAACTGGACAGTAGACAGCGCACTTGAAAATGTTACTTATGAAATCCAAGTGGCCCGCACAGAGAACTTCAACCTAATTGAAAGT GTAAACATAAGCACTAAATCACAAAACTCTGAAGAACCATTCCAAACTTGGACATGGACATCGAAATTGCCTTTACAGTGCACTGATCACTCTGTGAGGATGAGACTTATCTACAACTACAACTCTACTTTTGTAGATTCCTGGAGCCAGTGGAAAACTCATACAG atGAAGGTGCTCATGATGTCTGGGATGAGCCGCAGATATTTCCATCTGAAGAGGTTTTCCAGGAGAGATCTGAAGTATACTTCTGTTGTGTGGCACCAAGGGATGCCCAAGTCACCAGCATAACCTTCAACAGAACACGATACCCCCTCATCAGCATCAGTAGCCAGGTCAAAGCCATCGCAGTGGACAATCTTAATATCACCTCTGAACTGGGGGTCAGCTTAGTTTGTCTTGACTCCAAAGGCGATGAGGGCATCACTTCAAACTTTGTCACTT TCCCTCCACAGAAGCCCAGAAATGTGAGCTGTGAGACGGAGGATTTGAAAGTCTGGAGCTGTAGATGGGATCCTGGAAGACCGCCTAACTTGCACAAGCGCCACGTGCACCACTATGCTCTGCTTGTAGA GAACTCAGGCCATGATCTCATCAGGTGTGACATGTCTTCATGTAGCTTTCTGGCTGTCTCACACCTGAGTGAGTATTATGTCACTGTGGTGGTAACAAGCAGTCTAGGGCAAGAAATGGAGAGCATCAAGTTCCATGCACTGGACAGAG TTTTTCCAGTTGCCAAGAGTTTGTCTGTGATTCCTGACGTGCATCAAGCGAATGTCTCTTGGACTATAGAAGGGAACTTTACAAAGATTCCAATGATTTGTCAAGTCCAAATTATTCCTGAGGGAAATGTCTTG ACCATTGAACAGACTGGAGGTTTAgcgctacacttttcttgtcaacTGGAAAACTTAAAACCCAGCACTCAGTACTCTGTGAAGGTACAATGTGCAGTTTCTGGGAGAAGATGGAGGAAGTGGGCTGGCCCACTATTCTTTAACACAC ATCCCCTGGTTCTTTTGGACATCTGGAGGAGTATACAAGCCCTTCCAAGTGGTCGCCGTGTCATTTTAACATGGAGGACA TATACCAGTGACATGCAGCTTGATGTCAAGTCATATGAAATTCGACTGCAGCAGGAGAACAGCCTGGGAACGTTGTGGACTAACACAACGAGTGTTAACCCACAAGTTAATCAGACTGAGTTCTTCATCGATGAGCAAGGGTGTAACATTTCTGTCTATGCCAACATCACAGCTGGAATCTCTGTTGCATCTCATATTTTCATCCCTCCTGCAAAACACTCTG AAAATGCTGTTATCCCAAAAAGGGTGGTTGGCAGTGTCAGAACTGGGTTTATGCTGTCATGGACAGAAGATCCTAGTGCTGTATGCGGGTACACAGTAGAGTGGTGTCACAATGGGAGTGGTGTACTGCCTTGCACCCCTAGCAACCTTCGATGGCAAACAGTGCGCAGAAGTAACACATCCTTATCACTCAAAGCAG GAGCTTTTATGGGCGGCTGCAGATATACATTCAATGTGTTAAGGTGCAGAGAGGATGGACATCACctgattgagacacacattggctACTTACAGGAACAGA CACCCACACAGTTCGTACAAATTCAGAATTATCCAGTGGTGACATCTTCCTCTGCCACAATTGAATGGAGTTTTCCGGAAGATGATCCCCGGCACCCCGGTTTCATCTCAGGCTACCTTGTGACTTTTCAGAATGGCCACTGGAGTGACCAGAATCATA ATTCCTACAACCTTTCAATAGACAACCCACACAGGAAATCCATCACAGTCAACAGTCTGTGGGAGAGCAGAGAGTACAGCTTCTGCGTCCAGCCATGTACGTCAGCAGGCCCTGGCCCCTCTACGTGCCGCACATTCAGAACCTCCCCTGACT ACACTCACTTTTGGGTGAAGATTTTAATCCCGGTGATATTCCTTTTTGGTTGCTGCATTCTTCTTTGGCCATATTGGAAAAG ACTGAGGAGTACAGTTGTGGAGATTTTCACGCATCCAACCAAGGTGAACGTGAACGTATTACAGCTGGACAGCTCTCTTTACGAG ACGAGCGAGAGGATTCGAGCCCTGACTGTGGAAGACTGTTTGTGCTGTGACCTTGAGATCATAGAGGTCAAGCCTGGCGTGGCAGAGTGCAAGTGTCTGGTCTATCCCAACGAGGCCAGTTGTTCTTTCGCCCCGTTGACGGCCTGCTGCTGCACAGAGCTGACCGACGACGTGTGGGGCGATCCCGTTAGTGAGAGGGGCGTGAGTGTGTGCAATTTCACATACTCGCCGACCTTCACAGAGGTGTCGTTTTGTCGGTCATCGTTCAGCTCAGATGGTCTCACAGAGGGACAGCCTGTCCAACCACACGACACATGCACCACAGACTATGTTGTGTCTGCAG AAGATCAGGATGCCACGGGCCCAATTGTATTTTCAACGTAA
- the osmr gene encoding oncostatin-M-specific receptor subunit beta isoform X1 — protein sequence MRTEQSTSERKYSPSSVSRLKDSTFIDLCVCFSIILLPDKDFMDFTPIKFKLYPQDHQHIVVNWTVDSALENVTYEIQVARTENFNLIESVNISTKSQNSEEPFQTWTWTSKLPLQCTDHSVRMRLIYNYNSTFVDSWSQWKTHTDEGAHDVWDEPQIFPSEEVFQERSEVYFCCVAPRDAQVTSITFNRTRYPLISISSQVKAIAVDNLNITSELGVSLVCLDSKGDEGITSNFVTFPPQKPRNVSCETEDLKVWSCRWDPGRPPNLHKRHVHHYALLVENSGHDLIRCDMSSCSFLAVSHLSEYYVTVVVTSSLGQEMESIKFHALDRVFPVAKSLSVIPDVHQANVSWTIEGNFTKIPMICQVQIIPEGNVLTIEQTGGLALHFSCQLENLKPSTQYSVKVQCAVSGRRWRKWAGPLFFNTHPLVLLDIWRSIQALPSGRRVILTWRTYTSDMQLDVKSYEIRLQQENSLGTLWTNTTSVNPQVNQTEFFIDEQGCNISVYANITAGISVASHIFIPPAKHSENAVIPKRVVGSVRTGFMLSWTEDPSAVCGYTVEWCHNGSGVLPCTPSNLRWQTVRRSNTSLSLKAGAFMGGCRYTFNVLRCREDGHHLIETHIGYLQEQTPTQFVQIQNYPVVTSSSATIEWSFPEDDPRHPGFISGYLVTFQNGHWSDQNHNSYNLSIDNPHRKSITVNSLWESREYSFCVQPCTSAGPGPSTCRTFRTSPDYTHFWVKILIPVIFLFGCCILLWPYWKRLRSTVVEIFTHPTKVNVNVLQLDSSLYETSERIRALTVEDCLCCDLEIIEVKPGVAECKCLVYPNEASCSFAPLTACCCTELTDDVWGDPVSERGVSVCNFTYSPTFTEVSFCRSSFSSDGLTEGQPVQPHDTCTTDYVVSAGL from the exons ATGAGAACAGAACAGTCAACGTCCGAACGCAAATATTCCCCAAGTAGCGTTAGCAGATTAAAAGATAGCACGTTTAtagatttgtgtgtttgtttttcaattattttacTGCCCGATAAAG ATTTTATGGACTTTACACCGattaaatttaaattgtatCCACAAGATCATCAACATATTGTGGTAAACTGGACAGTAGACAGCGCACTTGAAAATGTTACTTATGAAATCCAAGTGGCCCGCACAGAGAACTTCAACCTAATTGAAAGT GTAAACATAAGCACTAAATCACAAAACTCTGAAGAACCATTCCAAACTTGGACATGGACATCGAAATTGCCTTTACAGTGCACTGATCACTCTGTGAGGATGAGACTTATCTACAACTACAACTCTACTTTTGTAGATTCCTGGAGCCAGTGGAAAACTCATACAG atGAAGGTGCTCATGATGTCTGGGATGAGCCGCAGATATTTCCATCTGAAGAGGTTTTCCAGGAGAGATCTGAAGTATACTTCTGTTGTGTGGCACCAAGGGATGCCCAAGTCACCAGCATAACCTTCAACAGAACACGATACCCCCTCATCAGCATCAGTAGCCAGGTCAAAGCCATCGCAGTGGACAATCTTAATATCACCTCTGAACTGGGGGTCAGCTTAGTTTGTCTTGACTCCAAAGGCGATGAGGGCATCACTTCAAACTTTGTCACTT TCCCTCCACAGAAGCCCAGAAATGTGAGCTGTGAGACGGAGGATTTGAAAGTCTGGAGCTGTAGATGGGATCCTGGAAGACCGCCTAACTTGCACAAGCGCCACGTGCACCACTATGCTCTGCTTGTAGA GAACTCAGGCCATGATCTCATCAGGTGTGACATGTCTTCATGTAGCTTTCTGGCTGTCTCACACCTGAGTGAGTATTATGTCACTGTGGTGGTAACAAGCAGTCTAGGGCAAGAAATGGAGAGCATCAAGTTCCATGCACTGGACAGAG TTTTTCCAGTTGCCAAGAGTTTGTCTGTGATTCCTGACGTGCATCAAGCGAATGTCTCTTGGACTATAGAAGGGAACTTTACAAAGATTCCAATGATTTGTCAAGTCCAAATTATTCCTGAGGGAAATGTCTTG ACCATTGAACAGACTGGAGGTTTAgcgctacacttttcttgtcaacTGGAAAACTTAAAACCCAGCACTCAGTACTCTGTGAAGGTACAATGTGCAGTTTCTGGGAGAAGATGGAGGAAGTGGGCTGGCCCACTATTCTTTAACACAC ATCCCCTGGTTCTTTTGGACATCTGGAGGAGTATACAAGCCCTTCCAAGTGGTCGCCGTGTCATTTTAACATGGAGGACA TATACCAGTGACATGCAGCTTGATGTCAAGTCATATGAAATTCGACTGCAGCAGGAGAACAGCCTGGGAACGTTGTGGACTAACACAACGAGTGTTAACCCACAAGTTAATCAGACTGAGTTCTTCATCGATGAGCAAGGGTGTAACATTTCTGTCTATGCCAACATCACAGCTGGAATCTCTGTTGCATCTCATATTTTCATCCCTCCTGCAAAACACTCTG AAAATGCTGTTATCCCAAAAAGGGTGGTTGGCAGTGTCAGAACTGGGTTTATGCTGTCATGGACAGAAGATCCTAGTGCTGTATGCGGGTACACAGTAGAGTGGTGTCACAATGGGAGTGGTGTACTGCCTTGCACCCCTAGCAACCTTCGATGGCAAACAGTGCGCAGAAGTAACACATCCTTATCACTCAAAGCAG GAGCTTTTATGGGCGGCTGCAGATATACATTCAATGTGTTAAGGTGCAGAGAGGATGGACATCACctgattgagacacacattggctACTTACAGGAACAGA CACCCACACAGTTCGTACAAATTCAGAATTATCCAGTGGTGACATCTTCCTCTGCCACAATTGAATGGAGTTTTCCGGAAGATGATCCCCGGCACCCCGGTTTCATCTCAGGCTACCTTGTGACTTTTCAGAATGGCCACTGGAGTGACCAGAATCATA ATTCCTACAACCTTTCAATAGACAACCCACACAGGAAATCCATCACAGTCAACAGTCTGTGGGAGAGCAGAGAGTACAGCTTCTGCGTCCAGCCATGTACGTCAGCAGGCCCTGGCCCCTCTACGTGCCGCACATTCAGAACCTCCCCTGACT ACACTCACTTTTGGGTGAAGATTTTAATCCCGGTGATATTCCTTTTTGGTTGCTGCATTCTTCTTTGGCCATATTGGAAAAG ACTGAGGAGTACAGTTGTGGAGATTTTCACGCATCCAACCAAGGTGAACGTGAACGTATTACAGCTGGACAGCTCTCTTTACGAG ACGAGCGAGAGGATTCGAGCCCTGACTGTGGAAGACTGTTTGTGCTGTGACCTTGAGATCATAGAGGTCAAGCCTGGCGTGGCAGAGTGCAAGTGTCTGGTCTATCCCAACGAGGCCAGTTGTTCTTTCGCCCCGTTGACGGCCTGCTGCTGCACAGAGCTGACCGACGACGTGTGGGGCGATCCCGTTAGTGAGAGGGGCGTGAGTGTGTGCAATTTCACATACTCGCCGACCTTCACAGAGGTGTCGTTTTGTCGGTCATCGTTCAGCTCAGATGGTCTCACAGAGGGACAGCCTGTCCAACCACACGACACATGCACCACAGACTATGTTGTGTCTGCAG